AACAGGATAACAGCAATCTCATTACCATCCAGGTGGATCTGTGGTTAGGTTAGTTTAGGCCGTGAAGATATTAACTGGGTTGTTAAAAAAACGAAAAATTTAGTAGCACGGGTAACAGGCACTTCGTAGCTTCGCTTCCGGTTATGAGAGATTTGCTCCTGTTACTTCCGCTATTGCTCGTTTTCGCACTGGTTGCCGTGCGGGCGGGAAAACTGACGATACCGGCCGCTGTGGCGGCCTGCCTTACCGGTGCACTTGTGTTTATGGGCGCAGGCTGGATAGGGATTGCTTTGCTCGGAGTGTTTTTTGTATTGGGGGTTGGGGCTACGGGACATAAGAAGAAGAAGAAAGCGGAGATGATGATGGGGGCCCGCACCGCCGGACAAGTATTCGCTAATGGCGGATTTGCCGCCATCATGGGCGCCCTTGCCTGGTGGTACGCCCCTACCTGGACGATATTTGATTTGATGCTCGCCGCCAGCCTGGCCGCAGCCACGGCGGACACACTTTCCTCGGAACTGGGCATGGTGTATGGCCGCCGGTTCTTCAACATCCTTAGTTTTAAGAGAGAAATGCCCGGCCCGGACGGCGTCATCAGCCTGGAAGGCACGCTGATCGGCGCAGCCGGGGCAGCCATCATAGCAGGGACGTATAGCCTCGCAGGCACGCCCGATGTGTTCTGGCCTGTATTGCTCGGCGGTGTCGGTGGCAATATCGTAGACTCGCTGCTGGGCGCCAGCCTGGAACGCCGCGGCTGGATCGGGAACAACGTCGTGAACTTTCTTAACACAACTGCGGGCGGCTTGATTGCCTGGGGGCTGTTCACTATATTTATACGATGAAAAAACTGCTGCTCCTCTGCCTGCTGGCCACTCCCCTGCTCTCCTTCGAAGGTAAACCCAAAACGTGGGTCGCCATTGGCGATAGCATTACCTACCTCAATGACCACCTTGACGAGACAGGCAACCGCGTCACCAAAGGTTATCTCACCCTGCTCAGCGAACGTTTTCCCGGACTGCGTTATTTGAACCAGGGGCATAATGGGTGGACCGCCATCCGCATCGCGCAGCAGTTCGATAAGCTGGGCATACAACCCGCCGATGTATACACCGTTTTTCTCGGCACCAACGACTGGTGGTCCGGTCAGCCGATTGGCACCTTTCGCGATTATAAGGACAGCACCGGCAACCATACCGTTTACGGCGCCTTCCGTACGATTATCGGGAAACTGCGGACTATCAGTCCGCAAGCACCTATCATCCTCATGACGCCTATGCAGCGGGTGGATTTCGTGTATATCGCCAATATGAAAAACAACGCATGGGGCTCGTACCGCGATAAAAACGGGCAGCAGCTCGCGCAGGTAGTGGCGGCGATCGACAGTATTGGGGCGTATGAGCATTGCAATGTGGTGGACCTCTACCACCAAAGCGGCCTCGAATTGAAGCAGCTCGTGAAATACAAACGCCTGAAAGACACGACCACCGGCCAGTACAGAAACTATCCTTACCCGAAATTCATCGGCATTCCTTTTCACCCCGAGCGGGACGAATACCCTTATCCCCTTGAAGCGGTGAATGTTACGTATGACGGACTGCATCCATCAGACAAAGGATATCGTATTATTGCGGATGCGCTGGCGAAGGAAATGAAGAAAATATACAAGTAATTCCCGCATATCGGCATCCCCCTCACCCCATGGAAACACCACCCCGTTTGTTTACCTTTGAAGCGGCCAACGCTTTAGAGACGTTTTATGGCCTTTTCGCAACAGCAGCCCCACTATCCCGACCACATGCAGTATCGGGAAAAACAGACGCATATGAAAAGGATTATAGTGAGCATCGTGGTGATACTGGCATGCCTGTGCCGCACTACTGCACAGGAGCAACCGTTACGGGAGCTGCCAGGTAGCAAACACCTGCCTGACAAGGCGGCTGCATTGATCAAACTCGCAGAAGAATACCGCAAGAAGCCCGGAGAGCTGGATAGCGACCTGTCGAAGGCTGCCGACTATGCACGGCAGGCTTTACACCTGGCGGAGCAAACGGACGACGAAACCACTAAAGCCCAGGCACACTCCTCACTCATTCTCACCCTGGGCGAACATAAGCGTTTTAACGAAGCTTACCGGTTACTTCCCTATCTCGACAAACACCCTCGCATCCAGGCCGAAGCAACCTGTGTACTGGGTTGGAATATGGCGTACCTGGAGAATGAGCGTACCGGGGAACTGGACACTGCACGATTGCTGGCACAGCAGACATTGGCCCTCGCCTTTAAGTTGAAGGATGATCACTACGAAGATGAAGCGCAACGCCTGATCGCGCGTAACCTGCTCAAACGAAAAGACCTGGTGGGTGCAAAAGCGCATGTAAAAAACCTGCTCCCCTCCAAACAAGGTGCATTTTTCATAGACATCGCCGAATGTTACGTACCCGAACTTACCAAAGGCAACAACCTCGACAGCGCCCTGGCAAACCTTGAGCGCGCGGTTTACCTGAGTGCCGCTTCGGATAGTTATCGTGACGAACTGCGGGCGATGATCCGTATTACCGATATTTCCTACTTCTATCCGAACGATGCCCGCTTCGACAATGTGCTGGCGAAGATGGAGAACGTCTATAAACGAAAAAAATATCCGCACCTGCACTATGTGTATTCGCGCCTGCGCCAACTCCATAGCGTGAGGGGCAATAAAAATATGCAGTTGTATTATGCAGAGGAGGCTGTGAAGAGCGCACTGAAAAGCAACGAAACTTACCTCACGGGGCAGCTGTTCATAGACCTTGGCACCGCTTACCGGGGCATTGGCGAGCATGAGAAGTCGCTGGAAGCACATCAGAAAGCGCTGCAATACTTTCCTGCCACAGAAGTTACGTACCAGTACATTGTTTACGAAGGCTGGATATTTGCCTTACGTAAACTCAAACGTTACCAGGAAGCCCTCGACATCATTCAACAGGTAGAGCGGAAATCGCCACCTGCGAAACAGCTGGATAAAATCATCCGCGACCGCGTGTACCTGAACGTTTATCGCGACATGGGCGAATACGCCAAAGCGGAGCCTTACGGTAAACGACTGCCTACCCACTATACCACCGACAGCCAGGAACATCTGGTGGCCACTACCAACCTCGCACAACTGTACGTGGAATGGGGCCAGTACGCAAAGGCCAAACCATTACTGGATCATGTATACAGCTTTCCACTGCCGCCAGCGGTAGATGTGCGCGGGCACTTTCATTACCTGATGTTTAAAACAGATTCGGCGCTTGGTCATTACGCATCTGCCATCCAACACCTGGTCATGAACAAAGAGGTAGACGACTCTGTTCTTACCGCCAGTAAAATGCGCCAGGTGCAGGAGTACAAAGTGAAATACGAAACGGAAAAGAAAGACCATGAACTGCTCATGCAGCAACAGGACATCCTGGAACTGCGGCAGCTGGCACTTTTACACCAAAAGAACCTGGACAGTATTAACCTGTGCCTCCTGATAGAAGAAAGCGCGCAAAAACAAACGCAGGCACAGGCTTCGGAAGCAGCGGCTAACCTGCGACTGGCACAGCAAAGCGTAGATTTATTGAAGAAAGATACGGAACTAAAGCAGGCACGCCTGAACCAGGCGAATATCCTCACCAATGCCACCATATCTGCGATTGTATTGTTATTGCTGATACTGGCGTTGATCATCAACTCGTACTTTTCCAAACAACGGAAGAACAGAGAGATCAGCCAGAAAAATGAAAAACTGGAACACCTGGTAAAAGAGAAAGAGTGGCTGCTGCAGGAAGTGCATCACCGGGTAAAAAACAATTTACAAACCGTGGTAAGCCTGCTGGAATCACAGTCGGGCTACCTGAGTAACGAGGCCCTGCGCGCGATTACGGAAAGCCGCAACCGCGTGTATGCCATGTCGCTCATCCACCAGAAATTATATCGTGCTACGCATGTGTCGTCCATCAACATGGCCTCCTATCTGCCGGAACTGATCGAACACCTGCGCAGTAGTTTTACCTCCAACCACATACAGTTCGATGTACAGGTGTCGCCGGTGGAAGTCGACGTGTCGCAGGCAATTCCATTAGGGCTCATCCTGAATGAGACCATTACCAACTCGCTGAAGTATGCCTTCCCGAACAGGAGAAGCAACAACCAGATCAAAGTTTGGCTACAACACCTTAGCAGCGGCGATGTCGAACTCCTGATTGCGGACAACGGCGTGGGCATGCCCTCCGGTGGCGGTAACAAAGGTTTAGGTTTAAAACTGATCACAGGACTGTCCGGCGAAATTGACGGCACGTTAACGATTTCCGGGAACAACGGTATGTGCGTACAGTTGCGGTTTAAACCCACGCTGGCGCTGCAATTGCAGCAACGCAGCGCAATGGCGGAACACGTACTATAACTTCAGCGCTACTTTTTTACCGGTCTTTACAGCCTCGTAGATGGCATCGATAATTTTCAGGTCTTTTAGCCCTTCTTCTCCATCCACCGGCACGATGGGCTGTTTGCCTTCCAGGATAATACCGGCCATTTCCTCCATTTGTATGGTTTGATGCGTGGCATGTGGCTGCGTTAATTCGCCCTTGTGCGTACGTCCTTTGATGGGGCCATAACCTGTGGATGGTTGCATCTCCGCAAAACCTTTATCACCATTCAGGAAGAAGCGATCGAGGTTGTTCATGCTGTACGACGACAGGCAGGAGGCCACTACGCCACTTGGAAAGCCCAGTTGGAACTGGATGGTTTCATCTACCCCTTCTTTAAACTTGACAGGATCCGTCTTCGTTTCCTGCGCGGTTACCCAGGCCGGCTCCTCGCCTACCATGTAACGGGCACCATTGATCGCGTAGATGCCAATATCCATCAACGACCCGCCGCCGGCCAATTGTTTGTTCAGGCGCCACTGCGTAGGATCACCAATGCGGAAGCCGCAGAGTCCCTGGAAGAACAGCACCTTACCGAAGTCACCATTGTTGCGCATGCGGATCACCTCTAACGTCTTAGGCTCGAAGTGCATACGGTAACCAACGAGCAGCTTCACGCCTGCTTTTTTACAGGCAGCGACCATTTCGGCGCCCTCCTTCGCATTCAACGCCATGGGCTTTTCGCAGATCACGTGTTTGCCTGCGGCTGCGGCCTGCAGCACTTGTGAG
This genomic interval from Chitinophaga horti contains the following:
- a CDS encoding SGNH/GDSL hydrolase family protein; this encodes MKKLLLLCLLATPLLSFEGKPKTWVAIGDSITYLNDHLDETGNRVTKGYLTLLSERFPGLRYLNQGHNGWTAIRIAQQFDKLGIQPADVYTVFLGTNDWWSGQPIGTFRDYKDSTGNHTVYGAFRTIIGKLRTISPQAPIILMTPMQRVDFVYIANMKNNAWGSYRDKNGQQLAQVVAAIDSIGAYEHCNVVDLYHQSGLELKQLVKYKRLKDTTTGQYRNYPYPKFIGIPFHPERDEYPYPLEAVNVTYDGLHPSDKGYRIIADALAKEMKKIYK
- a CDS encoding Gfo/Idh/MocA family protein, with product MTTRRDFLQKVTASAILLPLPAWVMARQPYDGPVLRVALMGLGGYATRVADAMRSCTKAKLVGAISGTPAKLTEWQSKYGIPARNCYNYDNFSAIKNNPDIDAVYITTPNSLHHSQVLQAAAAGKHVICEKPMALNAKEGAEMVAACKKAGVKLLVGYRMHFEPKTLEVIRMRNNGDFGKVLFFQGLCGFRIGDPTQWRLNKQLAGGGSLMDIGIYAINGARYMVGEEPAWVTAQETKTDPVKFKEGVDETIQFQLGFPSGVVASCLSSYSMNNLDRFFLNGDKGFAEMQPSTGYGPIKGRTHKGELTQPHATHQTIQMEEMAGIILEGKQPIVPVDGEEGLKDLKIIDAIYEAVKTGKKVALKL
- a CDS encoding DUF92 domain-containing protein, producing MRDLLLLLPLLLVFALVAVRAGKLTIPAAVAACLTGALVFMGAGWIGIALLGVFFVLGVGATGHKKKKKAEMMMGARTAGQVFANGGFAAIMGALAWWYAPTWTIFDLMLAASLAAATADTLSSELGMVYGRRFFNILSFKREMPGPDGVISLEGTLIGAAGAAIIAGTYSLAGTPDVFWPVLLGGVGGNIVDSLLGASLERRGWIGNNVVNFLNTTAGGLIAWGLFTIFIR
- a CDS encoding tetratricopeptide repeat-containing sensor histidine kinase; its protein translation is MKRIIVSIVVILACLCRTTAQEQPLRELPGSKHLPDKAAALIKLAEEYRKKPGELDSDLSKAADYARQALHLAEQTDDETTKAQAHSSLILTLGEHKRFNEAYRLLPYLDKHPRIQAEATCVLGWNMAYLENERTGELDTARLLAQQTLALAFKLKDDHYEDEAQRLIARNLLKRKDLVGAKAHVKNLLPSKQGAFFIDIAECYVPELTKGNNLDSALANLERAVYLSAASDSYRDELRAMIRITDISYFYPNDARFDNVLAKMENVYKRKKYPHLHYVYSRLRQLHSVRGNKNMQLYYAEEAVKSALKSNETYLTGQLFIDLGTAYRGIGEHEKSLEAHQKALQYFPATEVTYQYIVYEGWIFALRKLKRYQEALDIIQQVERKSPPAKQLDKIIRDRVYLNVYRDMGEYAKAEPYGKRLPTHYTTDSQEHLVATTNLAQLYVEWGQYAKAKPLLDHVYSFPLPPAVDVRGHFHYLMFKTDSALGHYASAIQHLVMNKEVDDSVLTASKMRQVQEYKVKYETEKKDHELLMQQQDILELRQLALLHQKNLDSINLCLLIEESAQKQTQAQASEAAANLRLAQQSVDLLKKDTELKQARLNQANILTNATISAIVLLLLILALIINSYFSKQRKNREISQKNEKLEHLVKEKEWLLQEVHHRVKNNLQTVVSLLESQSGYLSNEALRAITESRNRVYAMSLIHQKLYRATHVSSINMASYLPELIEHLRSSFTSNHIQFDVQVSPVEVDVSQAIPLGLILNETITNSLKYAFPNRRSNNQIKVWLQHLSSGDVELLIADNGVGMPSGGGNKGLGLKLITGLSGEIDGTLTISGNNGMCVQLRFKPTLALQLQQRSAMAEHVL